The following are encoded together in the Bradyrhizobium sp. CCGUVB1N3 genome:
- a CDS encoding GMC oxidoreductase — MTSNAVDVCVVGSGASGSIVAHEIARNGFRVHVLEAGLKLPTGASLATVQNDNDTALVRSPTGTLRSIGWPWTVSTLGGGMTLYAGIAFRYRKVDFDARAHVAPDALDPVWPIDYGELRPYYEELEQRIGVARLAGADPLEPPSDPAVLPPHRYSLQGRLIATAGGRLGRQPFPTPLAINSVPYRGRPACDWCGPCNEHPCPSGARADADSPFTDVCLPPGALSVSSGSKAVHIELGSVSRADTVEWLDTVTRQRARIHARCMVLAGNAIQSAALLLRSVQRAAPNGIGNATGMVGRGICFKISGYVSGTITMNRLPLHSSGGPLSTVAMTDHYLDNDAPSGLGGLIYEASPADRAAGEGQVPLRVHFLAADQPMRSNAVRLANSRDRLGLPNIILEYRTHPLDKRRLGYLSQRASDVLTEAGVKEIDYEDSNYQFGSGHLHGGCRAGVDPKESVVDRWGRVHDIDNLYVADGGFFPYPGGVNPTFTIQANALRIARRILTQLA, encoded by the coding sequence ATGACGTCCAACGCCGTTGACGTTTGTGTAGTCGGAAGTGGTGCAAGCGGCTCGATCGTTGCCCACGAGATCGCCAGAAACGGATTCCGGGTACACGTCCTCGAAGCGGGCTTGAAGCTTCCCACTGGCGCCTCACTGGCGACGGTCCAAAATGATAATGACACCGCCCTGGTGCGCTCCCCGACCGGTACATTGAGGTCGATCGGCTGGCCGTGGACCGTGTCGACGCTCGGTGGTGGAATGACACTCTACGCCGGCATCGCATTCCGATATCGCAAGGTTGATTTCGACGCACGAGCGCATGTCGCCCCCGACGCGCTCGACCCGGTCTGGCCCATCGACTACGGCGAACTGCGTCCCTATTACGAGGAGCTCGAACAGCGGATCGGGGTCGCGAGGTTGGCTGGCGCGGATCCACTCGAACCGCCCAGTGATCCCGCAGTGCTGCCACCGCACAGATATAGCTTGCAGGGCAGATTGATCGCTACGGCGGGCGGACGCCTAGGCCGGCAGCCGTTCCCGACCCCGCTGGCGATCAACTCGGTTCCCTACCGCGGCCGGCCGGCCTGTGACTGGTGCGGCCCGTGCAACGAACACCCGTGTCCAAGCGGCGCGCGTGCCGATGCGGACTCACCATTCACCGACGTCTGCCTGCCACCCGGCGCCCTGTCGGTCAGCTCGGGCAGCAAAGCTGTGCATATCGAACTTGGCAGCGTCAGCCGCGCCGATACGGTCGAATGGTTGGACACCGTCACCCGGCAACGCGCACGGATCCATGCCCGCTGCATGGTGCTCGCTGGCAACGCGATTCAATCTGCCGCCTTGCTGCTACGCTCAGTGCAGCGAGCAGCCCCCAACGGCATCGGCAACGCCACGGGCATGGTCGGCAGGGGCATCTGTTTCAAGATCAGCGGCTACGTCTCTGGCACCATCACAATGAATCGGCTGCCTTTGCATTCGTCCGGCGGACCGCTCTCCACTGTTGCGATGACCGATCACTATCTCGACAATGATGCGCCCTCTGGCCTCGGCGGACTTATTTACGAAGCCAGTCCAGCAGATCGTGCGGCCGGCGAGGGACAGGTGCCGCTAAGAGTGCATTTCCTGGCGGCCGATCAGCCCATGCGCAGCAACGCCGTTCGACTGGCCAACAGTCGCGATCGGCTCGGTCTACCCAACATCATTCTTGAATACCGCACCCATCCGCTGGACAAGCGCCGTCTCGGCTATTTGTCCCAACGCGCATCGGACGTGCTGACCGAGGCAGGCGTGAAAGAGATCGATTACGAGGACTCCAACTATCAGTTCGGTAGCGGCCATCTGCATGGCGGCTGTCGAGCGGGGGTTGATCCAAAGGAATCCGTAGTCGACCGCTGGGGTCGCGTGCACGATATCGACAATCTCTACGTCGCGGACGGCGGGTTCTTCCCGTATCCCGGAGGCGTCAACCCGACCTTCACCATTCAAGCGAACGCGCTGCGGATCGCTCGGAGAATCCTCACGCAGCTGGCCTGA
- a CDS encoding gamma-glutamylcyclotransferase family protein, translated as MAKRVTVFFYGLFMDPEGLMTKGLRPADFRRAYLERFALRLSNRATLVAYHNGRVYGTIATLTRAGLDRLYSEPSVVAYRPEPVLARLADGTAELALCFNLPTIPDDRTTDPGYVADLRAIARKVGLPELYVASIGKDE; from the coding sequence ATGGCAAAGCGAGTGACGGTTTTCTTCTATGGCCTGTTCATGGACCCGGAAGGCTTGATGACAAAAGGTCTTCGTCCGGCCGATTTCAGAAGGGCCTATCTCGAGCGGTTTGCGCTGAGGCTATCAAACCGTGCAACGTTGGTGGCCTATCATAACGGGCGGGTTTACGGCACAATCGCTACTCTCACCCGTGCCGGACTAGATCGGCTCTATTCAGAGCCGAGCGTCGTAGCTTATCGACCCGAGCCTGTCCTCGCCCGACTTGCCGACGGCACGGCAGAGCTGGCGCTTTGCTTCAATCTTCCAACGATCCCGGACGACAGGACGACCGATCCGGGCTATGTAGCTGATCTGCGGGCGATCGCGCGGAAGGTCGGCTTGCCGGAGTTATACGTGGCCAGCATTGGCAAGGACGAATAA
- a CDS encoding radical SAM/SPASM domain-containing protein, translating to MIESYPENIQNLRAAIPLGGRVLEITTTTGCVVRCSYCPQDKFAERQRAVSHAKHLRLEDFKRCLSHVPAAVDISFAGYSEPWLNPACTEMVEHAYAAGHGIRIFTTLAGMNERNLRRLQALQFRVFLVHVFDDGTYMNSRLVRRKYVDLMRQLVDADIPSMLFIVMGEVHPELVDIIPEQALVRSRPLSSRGGSVDPKIVEARQPIVGALTCVDEREHRNVLLPNGDVTLCCMDFERRHILGNLLRDEYQDLFKGPTFRKIVDRMNGEDGFLLCRICEFAKPTASAC from the coding sequence ATGATTGAATCATACCCGGAGAATATACAGAACCTGCGCGCTGCAATCCCTCTTGGCGGCAGGGTCCTGGAGATAACGACGACCACAGGCTGCGTCGTCCGATGTTCTTATTGTCCTCAGGACAAGTTCGCCGAACGGCAAAGAGCCGTGTCCCACGCAAAGCATCTTCGTCTCGAAGATTTCAAGAGGTGCCTTTCGCACGTACCAGCAGCTGTCGACATCAGCTTTGCCGGGTACTCAGAGCCCTGGCTCAATCCGGCTTGCACCGAAATGGTTGAGCATGCCTACGCAGCTGGCCATGGCATCCGAATTTTCACGACACTCGCAGGAATGAACGAGCGGAATCTACGACGCTTGCAAGCGCTGCAATTCCGAGTTTTCCTGGTGCACGTGTTTGATGACGGCACCTACATGAACAGTCGCCTGGTCAGGCGCAAGTATGTCGATTTGATGCGTCAACTGGTCGACGCAGACATTCCATCGATGCTGTTCATAGTCATGGGTGAGGTTCATCCCGAGCTTGTCGACATAATCCCCGAGCAAGCGCTGGTTCGTTCGCGTCCGCTGAGCAGCAGGGGTGGAAGCGTCGATCCAAAGATCGTTGAGGCACGACAGCCGATCGTCGGAGCACTAACATGTGTCGACGAACGAGAACATCGTAATGTTCTTCTCCCAAACGGCGACGTCACCCTCTGCTGCATGGATTTTGAGCGACGCCACATCCTGGGCAATCTTCTCCGCGATGAATATCAAGATCTCTTCAAAGGACCGACTTTCCGCAAGATTGTCGATCGCATGAACGGAGAGGACGGTTTTCTTCTCTGCCGGATATGTGAATTCGCTAAGCCAACGGCATCGGCATGCTGA
- a CDS encoding YopT-type cysteine protease domain-containing protein: MGCCVSTPQATDPHDPGTSSTARPITPLFDYRTAELHEANVDGICVGLTAEWLRNLHNSPSTRMSALTPGSQIVLFSC, translated from the coding sequence ATGGGGTGCTGCGTCAGCACGCCACAGGCCACGGATCCACATGATCCCGGTACATCCTCTACGGCGAGGCCGATCACCCCCCTGTTCGACTACAGGACGGCCGAATTGCACGAAGCAAATGTAGACGGCATCTGCGTCGGGTTGACTGCGGAGTGGCTCCGCAATCTCCACAACAGCCCATCAACTCGAATGAGTGCGCTAACACCCGGATCACAAATTGTACTATTCAGCTGCTGA
- a CDS encoding YopT-type cysteine protease domain-containing protein codes for MYYSAAERQEEYQDGKDQLRLEGLGDSQADLEAQNSMLRRAGLRPSGKEKVYQFGEHSSVSRMLGKITNDGSEYLLTLYFAEGGSHTVATAAQGGRTTLFDPNYGEFTVHSEEMEDLFQSLANRYRDPNGRHLATVTTQKME; via the coding sequence TTGTACTATTCAGCTGCTGAGCGGCAGGAGGAGTATCAAGACGGCAAGGACCAGTTGCGACTCGAGGGATTGGGAGATTCTCAGGCAGACTTAGAGGCACAAAACAGCATGTTGCGGCGAGCAGGCCTGAGACCATCCGGAAAGGAGAAGGTCTACCAATTCGGCGAGCATTCGAGCGTCTCGCGCATGCTTGGGAAGATCACCAACGACGGATCGGAGTATTTGCTCACTTTGTATTTCGCCGAAGGAGGCTCACACACAGTTGCAACAGCGGCGCAGGGTGGAAGAACCACACTCTTTGATCCTAACTATGGAGAATTTACTGTTCACTCAGAGGAGATGGAGGACTTGTTCCAAAGCCTCGCCAATCGTTACAGGGACCCCAACGGGCGGCATTTGGCGACAGTCACCACACAGAAGATGGAATGA
- a CDS encoding transposase, with protein MDPALDQGDLSCRECRCRSAQARRTLKPSGEAQFSEGAAWRRAWEHVIPFFAFAPEIRKMIDTTTVVEALNRSLRKIIETRGSSPTTRRR; from the coding sequence GTGGACCCTGCCCTCGATCAAGGCGATCTATCTTGCCGAGAGTGCCGATGCCGCTCTGCTCAGGCTCGGAGGACTTTGAAGCCGAGTGGGGAAGCACAATTCAGCGAAGGGGCGGCCTGGCGGCGGGCATGGGAGCACGTCATTCCGTTCTTCGCTTTTGCGCCGGAGATCCGCAAAATGATCGACACCACCACCGTGGTCGAGGCGCTGAACCGTTCGCTGCGCAAGATCATCGAGACGCGCGGCAGTTCTCCAACGACGAGGCGGCGATGA
- a CDS encoding IS630 family transposase, translated as MSRAAMLLAYRENPSFFAVGRRLGVHHQTVHRCVERAVAYGALAALDDRPRPGKEPVITPEAKAWLVSLACDKAKEHGYPHELWTTRLLARHAREHGPSAGHQCVANLVQGTVCKILGQEEIKPHKVRYYLERRDAEFEQKMAEVLCVYREVQILKKSAARSKKSGKRVAIVSYDEKPGIQAIATTAPDLPPVPGVYPAFARDFEYRRHGTLSLLAGIDLLTGKVHALVKDRHRSREFIEFLKLIDAAYPAGTAIKLILDNHSAHISKETRAWLDTQPAGRFEFTFTPKHGSWLNLIEGFFSKFARSVLRHIRVTSKHELKERIMAGIDDVNRCPVIHTWSYKLAEAA; from the coding sequence GTGTCGCGGGCAGCAATGCTGCTGGCCTATCGCGAGAACCCGTCGTTCTTTGCCGTGGGACGAAGACTTGGTGTGCATCATCAGACGGTTCACCGCTGCGTCGAGCGGGCGGTAGCCTATGGTGCGCTGGCGGCACTCGACGACCGACCGCGACCGGGCAAGGAGCCGGTGATCACGCCGGAGGCCAAGGCCTGGCTGGTGTCTTTGGCGTGCGACAAGGCCAAGGAGCACGGCTACCCGCACGAGCTGTGGACGACGCGGCTGCTGGCACGCCATGCGCGTGAGCATGGCCCGTCGGCGGGACACCAATGCGTTGCCAACCTGGTCCAGGGCACGGTGTGCAAGATTCTCGGCCAAGAGGAAATTAAGCCGCACAAGGTGCGCTACTATCTGGAGCGTCGCGATGCCGAGTTCGAGCAGAAAATGGCGGAGGTCCTGTGTGTCTATCGCGAGGTCCAGATCCTGAAGAAGAGCGCAGCCAGGTCGAAGAAATCGGGCAAGCGGGTGGCGATCGTCTCCTACGACGAGAAGCCGGGAATCCAGGCGATCGCGACGACGGCGCCGGATTTGCCCCCTGTGCCAGGCGTCTATCCGGCCTTTGCGCGCGATTTTGAGTATAGACGTCATGGCACGCTCAGCTTGTTGGCTGGAATCGATCTGCTGACCGGCAAGGTCCACGCTCTCGTCAAAGACCGCCACCGCAGCCGCGAGTTCATCGAATTCCTCAAACTTATCGATGCTGCCTATCCGGCCGGTACCGCGATCAAGTTGATTCTCGACAATCACTCCGCACACATCTCGAAAGAAACCAGAGCCTGGCTCGATACACAACCGGCAGGTCGCTTCGAGTTTACGTTCACGCCCAAGCACGGCTCCTGGCTCAACCTCATCGAGGGCTTCTTCTCCAAATTCGCTCGCTCCGTCCTGCGCCACATCCGGGTGACCTCAAAACACGAACTCAAGGAGCGCATCATGGCCGGCATCGACGACGTCAATCGGTGTCCAGTCATCCACACCTGGTCCTACAAGCTCGCCGAGGCCGCTTGA